In Planctomycetaceae bacterium, the sequence GGCATGACGGTCTTTGTGCCCCAGGACCACCTCGAAGCCGTCGACATGCCCGTGGAAGAGGCCCTCAAACTCTGCGCCACCGCACAGGTCTCCAGCACCCAGGCGAAGGTTGAAGAACCCACCGCTATTGAAAAGAAGATCGAGCACGCAAAGAGGACCGGCGAGATATGAATGTTCTGCTGACAGGCGGAGCCGGATACATCGGCTCACATGTATTGCGGGCCCTCAAAACTGCCGGCCATGCCTGCGTCATCGTCGACAATCTTGTCAACGGAAACGCCGCTGCCGTGGCGGGCGAGACGCTGATCGAGGCCGATATCGCCGATGGAGCGGCCCTGCGCCGCGCGATGCGCGAGCACCGCGTCGAGGCGGTCATCCACCTTGCGGCGTTCATCGAGGCGGGCGAATCGGTGGGCAATCCGGGCAAGTATTTTCAGAACAACACGCTCATCGGGCTGACGCTGCTGGAGGCGATGCGCGACTGCGACGTCAATCGCCTGGTGTTCAGCTCGACGGCCGCTGTGTACGGGACGCCCGACCGCGTGCCGATCGTCGAGAGCGACCCGCTGCGCCCGATCAATCCGTACGGGGCCAGCAAGCTCTGCGTCGAGTTGATGCTGCAGGGCTACGCGGCTGCGTATGGGATGGGCTTCGTGGCGCTGCGGTATTTCAATGTGGCCGGGGCCGACCCCGCCGGCGACATTGGCGAGGCCCACCGCAGCGAAACACACCTGATCCCGCTGGTGCTGCAGACGGCCCTGGGGCGGCGCGAGCAGATCGGCATCTTCGGCGACGACTACGACACGCCCGACGGCACGTGCATCCGCGACTATATCCACGTCTGCGACCTTGCGGCCGCGCACGTGCTGGCCGCCGGCGCCATCGAGGGCGGCGCAGTGAAAGTCTACAACCTGGGTAACGGCGAAGGCTTCTCTGTCAAGCAGGTGATCGACACCTGCCGGCGCGTGACGGGCAAACCCATCGCCGCTCTCGTCAGCCCGCGCCGCCCCGGCGACCCGTCGCGCCTGGTGGCCTCAAGCGCCGCGGCGATGGCGGAACTTGGCTGGAAGCCGCAATACCCCGCCCTGGAGACGATCGTGCAGGACGCCTGGCGGTGGCACAGCCGCCATCCGGCAGGTTACTGACGTATATAAGATGATGGTATGTACAACCAGGGACTCTGAGAGACACGCAGGCGGGATTACGCGTTCCGCCGGCTTGTAACGCTGCGCCTATGGAGTGCGGCAGCCGTAGCTGCCGCTTTAGAAGCTTTTCTGTGGCTGGACAACTCCAAAAGCGGCAGCTAGGGCTGCCGCACTCCATAGGACCGCCGCTTGCGCTTTGCTCGATGCTGAATCGCGTACTGGACAACCCGACTCTCCGAAATGCCGCCCGAGCCCTTACTCCCGGCGCGGCGGTGCATCTCTCGGGCGTGTGGGGTTCAGCCGCCGCTCTCGTGGCCGCGGCCGTCGGACGAATCACCGGCCGGT encodes:
- the galE gene encoding UDP-glucose 4-epimerase GalE — encoded protein: MNVLLTGGAGYIGSHVLRALKTAGHACVIVDNLVNGNAAAVAGETLIEADIADGAALRRAMREHRVEAVIHLAAFIEAGESVGNPGKYFQNNTLIGLTLLEAMRDCDVNRLVFSSTAAVYGTPDRVPIVESDPLRPINPYGASKLCVELMLQGYAAAYGMGFVALRYFNVAGADPAGDIGEAHRSETHLIPLVLQTALGRREQIGIFGDDYDTPDGTCIRDYIHVCDLAAAHVLAAGAIEGGAVKVYNLGNGEGFSVKQVIDTCRRVTGKPIAALVSPRRPGDPSRLVASSAAAMAELGWKPQYPALETIVQDAWRWHSRHPAGY